The DNA segment GCTGGGGATGGGCGTCGACGGGCTGCGGCTGGATGCGATACCGTATTTGTTCGAGCGGGAGGGGACGAACTGCGAGAATCTGCCCGAGACGCACGAGTTTTTGAAGAAACTGAGGACACATGTTGATTCGAAATTTAAGGACAAGATGCTGCTGGCAGAGGCGAACCAGTGGCCCGATGATGCATCGAAGTATTTCGGGGACGGTGATGAGTGTCACATGGCGTTTCATTTTCCAGTGATGCCGAGATTGTTCATGGCGGTACGGAGTGAGGACCGGTTTTCGATAATCGATATGCTCGATCAGAGCATGGACATACCGGACAACTGTCAATGGGCGATGTTCCTGCGAAATCATGACGAGCTGACGCTGGAGATGGTCACTGACGAGGAGCGTGACTATATGTACAAGGCGTATGCGCAGGATCCGCGTGCGAGGGTGAACGTGGGGATCAGACGCAGGCTCGCACCGCTGCTGGAGAATAACCGGCGGAAGATAGAATTGCTGAACAGCCTGCTGCTTTCGCTGCCAGGCACGCCGATCATCTATTACGGCGATGAGATCGGGATGGGGGACAATTATTATCTCGGTGACCGGGACGGGGTTCGCACGCCGATGCAGTGGAGCCCGGACCGCAATGCCGGGTTCTCGAAGGCTAATCCGCACAAGCTGTATCTGCCTGCGATCATCGAGTCCGAATATCACTATACGACGGTGAACGTGGAGAGTCAGAGCAAGAATCCGTCTTCGCTGCTGTGGTTCATGCGCAAGATGATCGCGGTTCGCAAGCGGTACAAGGCATTCGGGCGGGGCAGCTTTAAGTTTGTCAATTCGGACAATCCGAAGGTGCTGACGTTCATGCGGGAGTATGATGATGAGACTCTATTTGTGGTGGCGAATCTGTCACGGCATTGTCAGGTGACTAATATCGATCTGGCCGAGTACGAAAATTACACGATGGAAGAGGTGTTCAGTGGTAATAAGTTCCCGGATATCAATGAGGACGATTATACACTGACCATAACGCCGCATACGTTCTACTGGTTCAGTCTTTCAAAACCGGCTGAAGGCGAGGATCTGACCGAAGGGGAAAAGACTCATGTAGAGCTTAATACTACCTGGGGCAAGATGTTCGACGGCGGTATCGATGAGAAGCTTTCGCCTGTTCTGACGAGGTATATCAAGCGGTGCAGATGGTTCGGCGCGAAGGGCAAGACAATACGCAGGATAAATCTGCGCGACAGCGTGAATCTGCAGACGGAAGACGGCCGGATCTATATGCTGTTTTTGGATGTCGTCTTCAGGGACCAGCCCAAGCAGACATATTTCCTGCCGGTGGGCTTTGCTACCGACCAGCTTGCCCATGAGATACAGACGGAATATCCTGGGCATGTCATAACCGGGTTGAGTCTGAAGAAGACGGAGGGGTGGCTTTATGAGGCAGTGGTGAGTGAAGGGTTTCAGCGTGCGATGCTGGCGATGCTGGGCGGCAGGAGAAATAAGGCTACCAAGGGACGTCTTCGTTTTGAGCGCAGCAGGAAGTTCAAGGAGCTGATGAAGGATAGAGAGCTGCCATTGCCTTCGGAGCTGATCAAGGCGGAGCAGAGCAACAGTTCGATTATTTATGACGATGCGTTTTTCATGAAGCTTTACAGACGGATCGAGGAGGGGCTCAATCCGGATGTGGAGCTTTCATGGTATCTGACGGAAAAGACGGATTATAAGAATCTTCCCGCGTTTGCCGGTTCTTACGAGTGGCAGAAAACGACGCGGGACTGGGCAAGTCTGGGTGTGCTGCTTGAGTATGTGCACAGTGAAAATGATGCGTGGACGTATTCACTGGACGCTGCGGGCAGATATTTCAGCTATGTGACGACCAATCGTGAAAAGAATGGTGAGATACCCGAGTGTCCCGCGAGCATACATGATGTTGAGTACGGCGAGATACCGGATGTGATGAGGGAATCAATCGGCAGTCTTTATCTTGAGAACGTATGGCTGCTGGGTAAGCGTATCGGTGAGATGCACCTTGCGTTGGCGAGCCTTACTGACAATAAGGATGTCAGGCCGGAGTCGTATTCGCTGCTGTACCAGAAGTCCCTGTATCAGAGTATTCGCAGTCTGACGATCAAGGTGTTCGATGACCTGACTAGTCACAGAAAAGGCGCGGATGAGCAGATGCAGAAGAAGATAGATGAGATCATTGGCAGCAAGCGATCGATACTGAGTTTTTTCAGGCGGCTGTCTGAGAAGAAGATATCCGCGAAGAAGATCCGTGTGCACGGCGATCTTCATCTGGGGCAGGTGCTGTATACGGGTAAGGATTTTGTGGTTATCGACTTCGAGGGTGAGCCTGCCAGGACGATCAGTGAGCGGCGTTTAAAAAGGTCCGCCCTGCGAGATGTCGCGGGCATGATACGCTCGTTCCATTATTCGATATACGGCTCGATATTCCTGCGGCTGGAGCGGCAGGGACTTGATATCGATGAGCTCAAACCATGGGTTGAACTGTGGTATCATTATGTAAGCGGTACCTTCTTGCAGAGCTATCGTGAGACGGTTGCGGGTTCGGATATTCTGCCCGGCGATGAAGATGATTTCAGATTGCTGCTCGATGTGTTCCTGTTGGAGAAAGCGGTTTACGAGCTTGGTTATGAGATCAATAACAGGCCCGACTGGCTGACCATACCGGTTAGAGGCATCGGGCATCTTTTGGAGAATAAGTAAGTTGAATTGAATGCGGAGTAATTATGAGTAAGCAGCAAAGCAATACAAATACGCATTTCAGTCTTTTGACGGAACAGGATATTTACCTGTTCAGGGAAGGTAACCACTTCAGGCTCTATGAGAAGCTTGGAGCGCATATTGTTGAAAACAACGGAGTCAAAGGCGTTTATTTCGCTGTGTGGGCTCCGAATGCGAAGTCAGTTTCGGTCATCGGTGATTTCAATGACTGGGATAACGATGTTAATTCGATGAACTGTCGCTGGGATGGTTCGGGTATATGGGAGGCATTCGTGCCCGAAATCGGTGACGGCGCGGTTTACAAATATCATATCGTCAGTCATCATAAAGACTACACGGTGGACAAGGGCGATCCATTTGCTTTCTACTGGGAGCAGCCGCCGAGGACC comes from the Anaerohalosphaera lusitana genome and includes:
- the treS gene encoding maltose alpha-D-glucosyltransferase, translating into MPEKQQSENIGEQPLWYKDAVIYELHIKSFYDHDDDGIGDFKGLIKKLDYLTGLGVTAIWLLPFYPSPLMDDGYDISDYNSINPDYGSMRDFKQLLREAHKRGIRVITELVINHTSDQHKWFQRARRAKPGSVYRDFYVWSDTPEKYQDVRIIFTDFESSNWSWDPVAGAYYWHRFYKHQPDLNYDNPRVQKEILKAVDYWLGMGVDGLRLDAIPYLFEREGTNCENLPETHEFLKKLRTHVDSKFKDKMLLAEANQWPDDASKYFGDGDECHMAFHFPVMPRLFMAVRSEDRFSIIDMLDQSMDIPDNCQWAMFLRNHDELTLEMVTDEERDYMYKAYAQDPRARVNVGIRRRLAPLLENNRRKIELLNSLLLSLPGTPIIYYGDEIGMGDNYYLGDRDGVRTPMQWSPDRNAGFSKANPHKLYLPAIIESEYHYTTVNVESQSKNPSSLLWFMRKMIAVRKRYKAFGRGSFKFVNSDNPKVLTFMREYDDETLFVVANLSRHCQVTNIDLAEYENYTMEEVFSGNKFPDINEDDYTLTITPHTFYWFSLSKPAEGEDLTEGEKTHVELNTTWGKMFDGGIDEKLSPVLTRYIKRCRWFGAKGKTIRRINLRDSVNLQTEDGRIYMLFLDVVFRDQPKQTYFLPVGFATDQLAHEIQTEYPGHVITGLSLKKTEGWLYEAVVSEGFQRAMLAMLGGRRNKATKGRLRFERSRKFKELMKDRELPLPSELIKAEQSNSSIIYDDAFFMKLYRRIEEGLNPDVELSWYLTEKTDYKNLPAFAGSYEWQKTTRDWASLGVLLEYVHSENDAWTYSLDAAGRYFSYVTTNREKNGEIPECPASIHDVEYGEIPDVMRESIGSLYLENVWLLGKRIGEMHLALASLTDNKDVRPESYSLLYQKSLYQSIRSLTIKVFDDLTSHRKGADEQMQKKIDEIIGSKRSILSFFRRLSEKKISAKKIRVHGDLHLGQVLYTGKDFVVIDFEGEPARTISERRLKRSALRDVAGMIRSFHYSIYGSIFLRLERQGLDIDELKPWVELWYHYVSGTFLQSYRETVAGSDILPGDEDDFRLLLDVFLLEKAVYELGYEINNRPDWLTIPVRGIGHLLENK